The following proteins are co-located in the Hippoglossus stenolepis isolate QCI-W04-F060 chromosome 23, HSTE1.2, whole genome shotgun sequence genome:
- the arl2 gene encoding ADP-ribosylation factor-like protein 2, which produces MGLLTILKKLKQKEREMRLLILGLDNAGKTTILKKFNGEDVSTISPTLGFNIKTLEHRGFKLNFWDVGGQKSLRSYWRNYFESTDGLLWVVDSADRLRLQDCGQELSKLLKEERLAGATLLIFANKQDLPGALTKEAIQEALALDEIKSHHWCIVSCSAVTGENLLTGVDWLLDDIAARIFTAD; this is translated from the exons ATGGGTTTACTGACGATTCTGAAGAAGCTGAAGCAGAAGGAGCGAGAGATGCGGCTCCTGATATT AGGTCTGGACAACGCGGGGAAAACCACCATCCTGAAGAAGTTCAACGGCGAGGACGTGAGCACCATCTCCCCCACGCTGGGCTTCAACATCAAGACACTGGAGCACCGAgg GTTCAAACTGAATTTCTGGGATGTAGGAGGTCAGAAGTCGCTGCGTTCCTACTGGAGGAACTACTTTGAGAGCACAGACGGGCTGCTGTGGGTGGTGGACAGCGCCGACAGACTCAGACTGCAGGACTGCGGACAGGAGCTCAGTAAACTGCTAAAGGAAGAG AGGTTAGCTGGTGCAACACTGCTGATATTTGCCAACAAACAGGATTTACCTGGAGCTCTGACTAAAGAGGCGATTCAAGAG GCTCTGGCTCTGGACGAGATTAAAAGCCATCACTGGTGCATCGTTAGTTGCAGCGCTGTGACAGGAGAGAACCTGTTAACTGGAGTGGACTGGCTGTTAGACGATATCGCCGCGAGGATCTTCACTGCCGactaa
- the b3gat3 gene encoding galactosylgalactosylxylosylprotein 3-beta-glucuronosyltransferase 3 has product MATRMKLKLKTVFVLYFMVSLLGLVYALMQLGQRCDCTEHDLPKDRTISRLRGELHRLQEQMRKSEATKQPNKPEVKPSLPTIFVITPTYARLVQKAELTRLSQTFLHVPQIHWIVVEDSPHKTPLVTDLLVKSGLSFTHLHMPTAKDRKLQEGDPSWLKPRGVEQRNEGLRWLREDRRAQPGGENQQGVVYFADDDNTYSLQIFEEMRSTQRVSVWPVGLVGGMKYERPVIEGGKVIRFHTGWRPSRPFPMDMAGFAVSLKLVLANPEACFDGEAPMGFLESSFLQGLVTMDELEPKADNCSKVLVWHTRTEKPKMKREDALQAQGLGSDPAVEV; this is encoded by the exons atggcaacaaggatgaagctgaagctgaagaCGGTGTTCGTGCTCTACTTCATGGTCTCCCTCCTGGGCCTCGTCTATGCACTGATGCAGCTGG GTCAACGCTGCGACTGCACAGAGCATGACCTGCCCAAAGACCGTACCATATCTCGGCTGCGGGGGGAGCTGCACCGTCTTCAGGAGCAGATGAGGAAGTCTGAGGCGACCAAACAGCCCAACAAACCGGAAGTCAAGCCCTCTCTGCCAACCATCTTTGTCATCACCCCAACATACGCAAG GCTGGTGCAGAAAGCTGAGCTTACTCGTTTGTCCCAGACGTTCCTCCACGTTCCTCAAATCCACTGGATTGTGGTAGAAGACTCTCCTCATAAGACACCGCTGGTGACAGACCTCCTGGTGAAGAGCGGCCTGTCcttcacacacttgcacatgcCCACTGCCAAGGACCGCAAACTCCAGGAG GGTGATCCCAGCTGGCTGAAGCCCCGTGGAGTCGAGCAGAGGAATGAGGGTCTACGGTGGCTCAGAGAGGACAGAAGGGCTCAGCCAGGTGGAGAAAACCAGCAGGGAGTGGTTTACTTCGCGGATGACGACAACACATACAGCCTGCAGATATTTGAAGAG ATGAGGAGTACCCAGCGAGTATCTGTCTGGCCTGTGGGGCTGGTCGGAGGGATGAAATATGAGAGGCCAGTGATTGAAGGAGGAAAA GTGATTCGCTTCCACACCGGCTGGCGTCCTAGTCGCCCCTTCCCCATGGACATGGCCGGATTCGCTGTGTCCCTCAAACTGGTCCTGGCCAATCCAGAGGCTTGTTTCGATGGAGAGGCACCAATGGGCTTCCTTGAAAGCAGCTTTCTTCAGGGATTGGTTACCATGGATGAACTGGAGCCCAAAGCGGACAACTGCTCGAAG GTGCTGGTGTGGCACACGCGGACAGAGAAACcgaagatgaagagagaggatgCTCTGCAGGCTCAGGGACTGGGTTCAGACCCTGCTGTGGAGGtctga
- the sb:cb1058 gene encoding uncharacterized protein sb:cb1058 — translation MTIGKNSRKSSTRSSIRAPKFLDKSGGFYGRLDEPETTVEGEEVRGSEAEERGNGVEDSSREGKSMSTPAPSVVHNSGADEREEAEAFDFDEGMVEDDGETLLHRKPSRLSSRWRRSSRRKQKEGRTDEDVAQDERPGLATESPADPHVLEGTRVMIEVEMEKLKKTEEENENAGRGKEPTIVHFPARDDEDDQVLIRDKKRGREEEGDEERRMKKEQEEGMKVVKRTTMRNYRKALDRAFRRGWEAFITNLYSVTLTPVTSSSPPSPSLKKRQHNSVLAEFQ, via the exons ATGACAATCGGCAAGAACTCCAGGAAAAGCTCAACCAGGAGCTCCATTCGCGCCCCGAAGTTTCTTGACAAATCCGGCGGCTTCTACGGTCGCCTTGATGAGCCTGAGACCACTGTAGaaggggaggaggtgaggggaagtgaagcagaggagagggggaatgGGGTGgaagacagcagcagagaagggAAATCCATGAGTACCCCGGCCCCAAGTGTGGTGCACAACTCTGGGGCAGATGAGAGGGAAGAGGCTGAAGCATTTGACTTCGATGAAGGCATGGTGGAGGACGATGGTGAGACTCTACTGCACAGGAAACCCAGCCGcctcagcagcaggtggaggagaagctccaggaggaagcagaaggaAGGGAGAACCGACGAGGACGTGGCCCAAGACGAGAGGCCCGGCCTGGCCACGGAGAGCCCGGCTGACCCCCACGTCCTGGAGGGCACCAGGGTGATGATTgaggtggagatggagaagctgaagaagacGGAGGAAGAAAATGAGAATGCAGGAAGAGGGAAGGAGCCCACAATCGTCCACTTCCCGGCACGGGATGACGAGGACGACCAGGTCCTcatcagagacaagaagagggggagagaggaggagggagatgaagagaggaggatgaagaaagaGCAAGAAGAGGGGATGAAGGTGGTGAAGAGGACCACGATGAGGAATTATCGAAAg GCCTTGGACCGGGCTTTTCGCCGTGGCTGGGAGGCTTTCATCACCAACCTGTACAGCGTCACACTCACACCTGTGACGTCATCCTCGCCACCTTCGCCTTCATTAAAGAAAAGGCAGCACAACTCCGTGTTGGCTGAATTCCAGTAG